In a single window of the Acetivibrio clariflavus DSM 19732 genome:
- the fliG gene encoding flagellar motor switch protein FliG has protein sequence MARSSGGLKSEISGREKAAMLLIALGPERSAEIFKHLKEDEIEQLTLEIANIRTVTPEEKEKVLEEFYQICLAQNYIAEGGISYAKEILEKALGTQKALDVLNKLTVSLQVRPFDFVRKADPSQLLNFIQNEHPQTIALILAYMKPQQSSIVLSALPQEKQADVARRIAVMDRTSPEIIKEVERVLEKKLSALVTEDFTAAGGVQAIVDILNNVDRGTEKYIMETLEIEDTELAEEIKKRMFVFEDILTLDNRSVQRFLREVDNNQLAIALKGSTEEVQNKIFSNMSKRMQEMIKEDIEFMGPVRLKDVEEAQQKIVNVIRKLEDAGEIVISRGGGDEIIV, from the coding sequence GTGGCACGAAGTTCAGGGGGTTTAAAATCTGAGATTTCTGGAAGAGAAAAGGCAGCCATGCTCCTTATTGCTCTGGGACCTGAAAGATCTGCCGAAATATTTAAACATCTCAAAGAGGATGAAATTGAGCAGCTTACATTGGAGATTGCAAATATTCGGACAGTGACCCCTGAAGAGAAGGAAAAGGTTCTGGAAGAGTTTTATCAAATTTGTCTTGCACAGAATTATATAGCTGAAGGGGGAATCAGTTATGCAAAGGAAATACTTGAAAAAGCTTTAGGAACACAAAAAGCTCTTGATGTTTTAAACAAGCTTACAGTTTCACTGCAAGTAAGACCCTTTGACTTTGTAAGAAAGGCTGATCCTTCACAGCTGTTGAACTTTATACAGAACGAACATCCTCAAACAATAGCATTGATATTGGCATATATGAAACCTCAACAGTCATCTATCGTGTTATCTGCTCTACCGCAGGAAAAACAGGCAGATGTTGCCAGAAGAATTGCTGTTATGGACAGGACATCGCCGGAAATTATTAAAGAGGTTGAGAGAGTACTTGAAAAGAAACTGTCAGCTCTTGTAACTGAAGACTTTACAGCAGCAGGTGGTGTTCAGGCTATAGTTGATATATTAAACAACGTTGACAGAGGAACTGAAAAATATATTATGGAAACTCTTGAGATTGAAGATACGGAACTTGCTGAAGAAATAAAGAAAAGAATGTTTGTATTCGAAGATATTCTTACTTTGGACAACCGTTCTGTACAGAGATTCCTGCGTGAAGTTGACAATAATCAGTTGGCGATTGCATTGAAAGGAAGCACAGAAGAAGTTCAAAACAAGATATTCTCCAATATGTCTAAGCGTATGCAGGAAATGATCAAGGAAGATATCGAATTTATGGGACCTGTTAGACTTAAGGATGTGGAAGAAGCACAACAGAAAATTGTCAATGTTATACGTAAACTTGAAGATGCAGGTGAAATAGTAATCTCTAGAGGCGGAGGAGATGAAATAATTGTATAG